The Castor canadensis chromosome 13, mCasCan1.hap1v2, whole genome shotgun sequence genome has a window encoding:
- the Gapvd1 gene encoding GTPase-activating protein and VPS9 domain-containing protein 1 isoform X3, with protein sequence MVKLDIHTLAHHLKQERLYVNSEKQLIQRLNADVLKTAEKLYRTAWIAKQQRINLDRLIITSAEASPAECCQHAKILEDTQFVDGYKQLGFQETAYGEFLSRLRENPRLIASSLVAGEKLNQENTQSVIYTVFTSLYGNCIMQEDESYLLQVLRYLIEFELKESDNPRRLLRRGTCAFSILFKLFSEGLFSAKLFLTATLHEPIMQLLVEDEDHLETDPNKLIERFSPSQQEKLFGEKGSDRFKQKVQEMVDSNEAKLVALVNKFIGYLKQNTYCFPHSLRWIVSQMYKTLSCVDRLEVGEVRAMCTDLLLACFICPAVVNPEQYGIISDAPINEVARFNLMQVGRLLQQLAMTGSEEGDPRTKSSLGKFDKNCVAAFLDVVIGGRAVETPPMSSVNLLEGLSRTVVYITYSQLISLVNFMKSVMSGDQLREDRMALDNLLANLPQAKSGKSSSLEMTPYNTPQLSPATTPANKKNRLPIGQQLAAITAWDSSATNLTAHITLVAPFATRSRSRTNMLMDLHIDHEGSSQETIQEVQPEEVLVISLGTGPQLTPGMMSENEVLNMQLSDGGQGDVPVDDNKLHGKPDKTLRFSLCSDNLEGISEGPSNRSNSVSSLDLEGESVSELGAGPSGSNGVEALQLLEHEQATTQDNLDDKLRKFEIRDMMGLTDDRDISETVSETWSTDVLGSDFDPNIDEDRLQEIAGAAAENMLGSLLCLPGSGSVLLDPCTGSTISETTSEAWSVEVLPSDSEAPDLKQEERLQELESCSGLGSTSDDTDVREVSSRPSTPGLSVVSGISATSEDIPNKIEDLRSECSSDFGGKDSVTSPDMDEITHGAHQLTSPPSQSESLLAMFDPLSSHEGASAVVRPKVHYARPSHPPPDPPILEGAVGGNEARLPNFGSHILTPAEMEAFRQRHSYPERLVRSRSSDIVSSVRRPMSDPSWNRRPGNEERELPPAAAIGASSLVAAPHSSSSSPSKDSSRGETEERKDSDDEKSDRNRPWWRKRFVSAMPKDEPSPRLSAQAQVAEDILDKYRNAIKRTSPSEGAMANYESTEVMGDGESAHDSPRDETLQHISADDLPDSASQAAHPQDSAFSYRDAKKKLRLALCSADSVAFPVLTHSTRNGLPDHTDPEGKLSQDGLVFPMLTA encoded by the exons TGCTGAAGCCTCCCCTGCTGAATGTTGCCAGCATGCCAAGATTTTGGAAGATACACAGTTTGTTGATGGATACAAGCAATTGGGATTTCAGGAGACAGCTTATGGAGAGTTCTTAAGTCGATTAAGGGAAAATCCACGTCTTATTGCCTCCTCTTTGGTTGCTGGAGAAAAACTTAATCAGGAGAACACACAAAGTGTTATTTACACAGTTTTTACCTCCCTTTATGGCAACTGCATTATGCAAGAAGATGAAAGCTACCTCCTTCAGGTTTTGCGATACTTGATTGAATTTGAACTTAAAGAAAGTGACAATCCCAGGCGACTTTTGAGGAGAGGAACTTGTGCCTTCAGCatcttatttaaacttttttctgaAGGACTCTTTTCTGCCAAACTTTTCCTCACAGCTACTTTACACGAGCCAATCATGCAGCTGCTTGTTGAAGATGAGGATCACCTGGAAACAGATCCAAACAAGCTAATTGAGAgattctccccatctcaacaggaaaaactctttggagagaaaggCTCAGATAGATtcaagcaaaaagttcaagagatggTGGATTCCAATGAGGCCAAATTGGTGGCTTTGGTGAACAAATTTATTGGTTATCTGAAACAGAACACCTACTGTTTTCCTCATAGTCTGAGGTGGATTGTGTCACAGATGTACAAAACCCTCTCTTGTGTAGATAGGTTAGAAGTTGGGGAGGTCAGAGCAATGTGTACTGATCTCCTGTTGGCTTGCTTCATTTGTCCTGCAGTGGTCAATCCAGAACAGTATGGAATAATTTCTGATGCACCTATTAATGAGGTGGCACGATTTAACCTAATGCAG GTAGGCCGTCTTCTGCAGCAGTTGGCAATGACTGGCTCTGAAGAGGGAGATCCCCGGACAAAGAGCAGCCTTGGAAAATTTGACAAG AATTGTGTTGCTGCTTTCCTTGATGTTGTGATTGGGGGCCGTGCAGTGGAGACTCCTCCCATGTCCTCTGTTAATCTTCTGGAAGGGCTGAGCAGAACTGTAGTTTATATAACCTACAGTCAGCTTATTAGTTTG GTAAATTTTATGAAAAGTGTGATGTCTGGAGATCAACTGAGAGAAGACAGAATGGCTCTTGACAATTTATTGGCAAACCTACCCCAGGCTAAGTCGGGAAAGAGCAGCAGCTTAGAAATGACTCCCTACAATACTCCTCAGCTGTCTCCAGCAACCACTCCAGCAAATAAAAAGAATCGATTACCTATAG GACAACAGTTAGCAGCCATCACTGCCTGGGATTCCTCAGCCACCAATCTTACTGCTCATATTACACTAGTAGCCCCGTTTG cAACTCGGAGCAGAAGCCGCACCAATATGCTAATGGATCTACATATAGACCATGAAGGCTCGTCTCAAGAAACCATCCAGGAGGTACAGCCAGAAGAGGTGCTGGTCATTTCTTTAGGGACAGGTCCCCAGCTTACTCCAGGGATGATGTCAGAAAATGAG gtccTAAACATGCAGCTTTCCGATGGAGGACAAGGAGATGTCCCTGTTGATGACAACAAGCTCCACGGTAAACCTGATAAAACCTTGCGCTTTTCCCTCTGCAGTGATAATCTGGAAGGCATATCTGAAG GTCCTTCAAATCGCTCCAATTCAGTGTCCTCTCTAGACCTGGAAGGAGAGTCTGTGTCAGAGCTAGGGGCAGGGCCTTCTGGAAGTAATGGAGTTGAAGCCCTGCAGCTGTTGGAACATGAGCAAG ctACAACACAAGATAATCTTGATGATAAGCTAAGGAAGTTTGAGATACGTGACATGATGGGTCTAACAGATGATAGAGACATATCAGAAACAGTGAGTGAGACCTGGAGTACAGATGTCTTGGGAAGTGATTTTGACCCTAACATCGATGAAGATCGCTTACAAGAAATTGCAG GTGCAGCAGCAGAGAACATGCTAGGCAGTTTGCTGTGCCTCCCAGGTTCAGGCTCAGTGCTTCTTGACCCCTGCACTGGTTCTACCATATCAGAGACAACAAGTGAAGCTTGGAGTGTAGAGGTATTACCAAGTGACTCAG AAGCCCCAGACTTAAAGCAGGAAGAGCGTCTACAAGAACTGGAGAGCTGTTCTGGACTGGGCAGTACATCTGATGATACAGATGTCAGGGAGGTCAGTTCCCGCCCCAGCACACCAGGCCTCAGTGTTGTGTCCG gaataagtGCAACCTCTGAGGATATTCCCAATAAGATTGAAGACCTGCGATCTGAGTGCAGCTCTGATTTTGGGGGTAAAGATTCTGTCACTAGTCCAGACATGGATGAAATAACCCATG GCGCCCACCAACTGACCTCTCCTCCTTCCCAATCAGAATCTTTGCTTGCCATGTTTGATCCACTCTCTTCACATGAAG GGGCTTCTGCTGTGGTAAGGCCAAAGGTTCACTATGCCAGGCCATCACATCCACCACCAGATCCTCCAATCCTGGAAGGAGCAGTGGGAGGAAATGAAGCCAGGTTGCCCAATTTTGGTTCCCACATTTTAACTCCAGCTGAAATGGAGGCATTCAGGCAAAGGCATTCCTACCCTGAGAGACTTGTTCGCAGCAGGAGTTCTGATATAGTATCTTCTGTCCGACGGCCCATGAGTGACCCCAGCTGGAACCGACGTCCAGGGAATGAAGAGCGAGAACTCCCTCCAGCCGCAGCCATTGGTGCTAGTTCTTTGGTGGCTGCACCTCACTCATCATCCTCGTCCCCGAGTAAGGACTCCTCAAGAGGAGAG ACTGAAGAACGCAAAGATAGTGATGATGAGAAATCAGACAGGAACAGACCTTGGTGGAGAAAACGTTTTGTTTCAGCCATgcctaaag ATGAGCCCAGCCCTAGGCTCAGTGCACAGGCTCAGGTTGCTGAGGATATTCTGGACAAGTACCGGAATGCCATTAAACGAACCAGCCCTAGTGAAGGAGCAATGGCAAACTATGAAAGTACAG AGGTCATGGGTGATGGTGAAAGTGCACATGATTCTCCTCGTGATGAAACACTACAACACATCTCAGCTGATGATCTTCCAGACTCTGCAAGCCAGGCAGCCCACCCTCAGGATTCAGCCTTCTCTTATcg AGAtgcaaaaaagaaactgaggcttgctCTTTGCTCTGCGGACTCTGTTGCCTTCCCAGTGTTAACACATTCAACAAGGAACGGATTGCCAGACCATACAGACCCTGAAGGCAAGTTGTCACAAGATGGCTTAGTTTTTCCTATGCTTACAGCTTGA
- the Gapvd1 gene encoding GTPase-activating protein and VPS9 domain-containing protein 1 isoform X1 has product MVKLDIHTLAHHLKQERLYVNSEKQLIQRLNADVLKTAEKLYRTAWIAKQQRINLDRLIITSAEASPAECCQHAKILEDTQFVDGYKQLGFQETAYGEFLSRLRENPRLIASSLVAGEKLNQENTQSVIYTVFTSLYGNCIMQEDESYLLQVLRYLIEFELKESDNPRRLLRRGTCAFSILFKLFSEGLFSAKLFLTATLHEPIMQLLVEDEDHLETDPNKLIERFSPSQQEKLFGEKGSDRFKQKVQEMVDSNEAKLVALVNKFIGYLKQNTYCFPHSLRWIVSQMYKTLSCVDRLEVGEVRAMCTDLLLACFICPAVVNPEQYGIISDAPINEVARFNLMQVGRLLQQLAMTGSEEGDPRTKSSLGKFDKNCVAAFLDVVIGGRAVETPPMSSVNLLEGLSRTVVYITYSQLISLVNFMKSVMSGDQLREDRMALDNLLANLPQAKSGKSSSLEMTPYNTPQLSPATTPANKKNRLPIGQQLAAITAWDSSATNLTAHITLVAPFATRSRSRTNMLMDLHIDHEGSSQETIQEVQPEEVLVISLGTGPQLTPGMMSENEVLNMQLSDGGQGDVPVDDNKLHGKPDKTLRFSLCSDNLEGISEGPSNRSNSVSSLDLEGESVSELGAGPSGSNGVEALQLLEHEQATTQDNLDDKLRKFEIRDMMGLTDDRDISETVSETWSTDVLGSDFDPNIDEDRLQEIAGAAAENMLGSLLCLPGSGSVLLDPCTGSTISETTSEAWSVEVLPSDSEAPDLKQEERLQELESCSGLGSTSDDTDVREVSSRPSTPGLSVVSGISATSEDIPNKIEDLRSECSSDFGGKDSVTSPDMDEITHGAHQLTSPPSQSESLLAMFDPLSSHEGASAVVRPKVHYARPSHPPPDPPILEGAVGGNEARLPNFGSHILTPAEMEAFRQRHSYPERLVRSRSSDIVSSVRRPMSDPSWNRRPGNEERELPPAAAIGASSLVAAPHSSSSSPSKDSSRGETEERKDSDDEKSDRNRPWWRKRFVSAMPKAPIPFRKKEKQEKDKDDLGPDRFSALTDEPSPRLSAQAQVAEDILDKYRNAIKRTSPSEGAMANYESTEVMGDGESAHDSPRDETLQHISADDLPDSASQAAHPQDSAFSYRDAKKKLRLALCSADSVAFPVLTHSTRNGLPDHTDPEGKLSQDGLVFPMLTA; this is encoded by the exons TGCTGAAGCCTCCCCTGCTGAATGTTGCCAGCATGCCAAGATTTTGGAAGATACACAGTTTGTTGATGGATACAAGCAATTGGGATTTCAGGAGACAGCTTATGGAGAGTTCTTAAGTCGATTAAGGGAAAATCCACGTCTTATTGCCTCCTCTTTGGTTGCTGGAGAAAAACTTAATCAGGAGAACACACAAAGTGTTATTTACACAGTTTTTACCTCCCTTTATGGCAACTGCATTATGCAAGAAGATGAAAGCTACCTCCTTCAGGTTTTGCGATACTTGATTGAATTTGAACTTAAAGAAAGTGACAATCCCAGGCGACTTTTGAGGAGAGGAACTTGTGCCTTCAGCatcttatttaaacttttttctgaAGGACTCTTTTCTGCCAAACTTTTCCTCACAGCTACTTTACACGAGCCAATCATGCAGCTGCTTGTTGAAGATGAGGATCACCTGGAAACAGATCCAAACAAGCTAATTGAGAgattctccccatctcaacaggaaaaactctttggagagaaaggCTCAGATAGATtcaagcaaaaagttcaagagatggTGGATTCCAATGAGGCCAAATTGGTGGCTTTGGTGAACAAATTTATTGGTTATCTGAAACAGAACACCTACTGTTTTCCTCATAGTCTGAGGTGGATTGTGTCACAGATGTACAAAACCCTCTCTTGTGTAGATAGGTTAGAAGTTGGGGAGGTCAGAGCAATGTGTACTGATCTCCTGTTGGCTTGCTTCATTTGTCCTGCAGTGGTCAATCCAGAACAGTATGGAATAATTTCTGATGCACCTATTAATGAGGTGGCACGATTTAACCTAATGCAG GTAGGCCGTCTTCTGCAGCAGTTGGCAATGACTGGCTCTGAAGAGGGAGATCCCCGGACAAAGAGCAGCCTTGGAAAATTTGACAAG AATTGTGTTGCTGCTTTCCTTGATGTTGTGATTGGGGGCCGTGCAGTGGAGACTCCTCCCATGTCCTCTGTTAATCTTCTGGAAGGGCTGAGCAGAACTGTAGTTTATATAACCTACAGTCAGCTTATTAGTTTG GTAAATTTTATGAAAAGTGTGATGTCTGGAGATCAACTGAGAGAAGACAGAATGGCTCTTGACAATTTATTGGCAAACCTACCCCAGGCTAAGTCGGGAAAGAGCAGCAGCTTAGAAATGACTCCCTACAATACTCCTCAGCTGTCTCCAGCAACCACTCCAGCAAATAAAAAGAATCGATTACCTATAG GACAACAGTTAGCAGCCATCACTGCCTGGGATTCCTCAGCCACCAATCTTACTGCTCATATTACACTAGTAGCCCCGTTTG cAACTCGGAGCAGAAGCCGCACCAATATGCTAATGGATCTACATATAGACCATGAAGGCTCGTCTCAAGAAACCATCCAGGAGGTACAGCCAGAAGAGGTGCTGGTCATTTCTTTAGGGACAGGTCCCCAGCTTACTCCAGGGATGATGTCAGAAAATGAG gtccTAAACATGCAGCTTTCCGATGGAGGACAAGGAGATGTCCCTGTTGATGACAACAAGCTCCACGGTAAACCTGATAAAACCTTGCGCTTTTCCCTCTGCAGTGATAATCTGGAAGGCATATCTGAAG GTCCTTCAAATCGCTCCAATTCAGTGTCCTCTCTAGACCTGGAAGGAGAGTCTGTGTCAGAGCTAGGGGCAGGGCCTTCTGGAAGTAATGGAGTTGAAGCCCTGCAGCTGTTGGAACATGAGCAAG ctACAACACAAGATAATCTTGATGATAAGCTAAGGAAGTTTGAGATACGTGACATGATGGGTCTAACAGATGATAGAGACATATCAGAAACAGTGAGTGAGACCTGGAGTACAGATGTCTTGGGAAGTGATTTTGACCCTAACATCGATGAAGATCGCTTACAAGAAATTGCAG GTGCAGCAGCAGAGAACATGCTAGGCAGTTTGCTGTGCCTCCCAGGTTCAGGCTCAGTGCTTCTTGACCCCTGCACTGGTTCTACCATATCAGAGACAACAAGTGAAGCTTGGAGTGTAGAGGTATTACCAAGTGACTCAG AAGCCCCAGACTTAAAGCAGGAAGAGCGTCTACAAGAACTGGAGAGCTGTTCTGGACTGGGCAGTACATCTGATGATACAGATGTCAGGGAGGTCAGTTCCCGCCCCAGCACACCAGGCCTCAGTGTTGTGTCCG gaataagtGCAACCTCTGAGGATATTCCCAATAAGATTGAAGACCTGCGATCTGAGTGCAGCTCTGATTTTGGGGGTAAAGATTCTGTCACTAGTCCAGACATGGATGAAATAACCCATG GCGCCCACCAACTGACCTCTCCTCCTTCCCAATCAGAATCTTTGCTTGCCATGTTTGATCCACTCTCTTCACATGAAG GGGCTTCTGCTGTGGTAAGGCCAAAGGTTCACTATGCCAGGCCATCACATCCACCACCAGATCCTCCAATCCTGGAAGGAGCAGTGGGAGGAAATGAAGCCAGGTTGCCCAATTTTGGTTCCCACATTTTAACTCCAGCTGAAATGGAGGCATTCAGGCAAAGGCATTCCTACCCTGAGAGACTTGTTCGCAGCAGGAGTTCTGATATAGTATCTTCTGTCCGACGGCCCATGAGTGACCCCAGCTGGAACCGACGTCCAGGGAATGAAGAGCGAGAACTCCCTCCAGCCGCAGCCATTGGTGCTAGTTCTTTGGTGGCTGCACCTCACTCATCATCCTCGTCCCCGAGTAAGGACTCCTCAAGAGGAGAG ACTGAAGAACGCAAAGATAGTGATGATGAGAAATCAGACAGGAACAGACCTTGGTGGAGAAAACGTTTTGTTTCAGCCATgcctaaag ctcCTATAccatttagaaagaaagaaaaacaagaaaaagacaaagatgatCTGGggcctgacagattctcagcacTTACAG ATGAGCCCAGCCCTAGGCTCAGTGCACAGGCTCAGGTTGCTGAGGATATTCTGGACAAGTACCGGAATGCCATTAAACGAACCAGCCCTAGTGAAGGAGCAATGGCAAACTATGAAAGTACAG AGGTCATGGGTGATGGTGAAAGTGCACATGATTCTCCTCGTGATGAAACACTACAACACATCTCAGCTGATGATCTTCCAGACTCTGCAAGCCAGGCAGCCCACCCTCAGGATTCAGCCTTCTCTTATcg AGAtgcaaaaaagaaactgaggcttgctCTTTGCTCTGCGGACTCTGTTGCCTTCCCAGTGTTAACACATTCAACAAGGAACGGATTGCCAGACCATACAGACCCTGAAGGCAAGTTGTCACAAGATGGCTTAGTTTTTCCTATGCTTACAGCTTGA
- the Gapvd1 gene encoding GTPase-activating protein and VPS9 domain-containing protein 1 isoform X2: MVKLDIHTLAHHLKQERLYVNSEKQLIQRLNADVLKTAEKLYRTAWIAKQQRINLDRLIITSAEASPAECCQHAKILEDTQFVDGYKQLGFQETAYGEFLSRLRENPRLIASSLVAGEKLNQENTQSVIYTVFTSLYGNCIMQEDESYLLQVLRYLIEFELKESDNPRRLLRRGTCAFSILFKLFSEGLFSAKLFLTATLHEPIMQLLVEDEDHLETDPNKLIERFSPSQQEKLFGEKGSDRFKQKVQEMVDSNEAKLVALVNKFIGYLKQNTYCFPHSLRWIVSQMYKTLSCVDRLEVGEVRAMCTDLLLACFICPAVVNPEQYGIISDAPINEVARFNLMQVGRLLQQLAMTGSEEGDPRTKSSLGKFDKNCVAAFLDVVIGGRAVETPPMSSVNLLEGLSRTVVYITYSQLISLVNFMKSVMSGDQLREDRMALDNLLANLPQAKSGKSSSLEMTPYNTPQLSPATTPANKKNRLPIGQQLAAITAWDSSATNLTAHITLVAPFATRSRSRTNMLMDLHIDHEGSSQETIQEVQPEEVLVISLGTGPQLTPGMMSENEVLNMQLSDGGQGDVPVDDNKLHGPSNRSNSVSSLDLEGESVSELGAGPSGSNGVEALQLLEHEQATTQDNLDDKLRKFEIRDMMGLTDDRDISETVSETWSTDVLGSDFDPNIDEDRLQEIAGAAAENMLGSLLCLPGSGSVLLDPCTGSTISETTSEAWSVEVLPSDSEAPDLKQEERLQELESCSGLGSTSDDTDVREVSSRPSTPGLSVVSGISATSEDIPNKIEDLRSECSSDFGGKDSVTSPDMDEITHGAHQLTSPPSQSESLLAMFDPLSSHEGASAVVRPKVHYARPSHPPPDPPILEGAVGGNEARLPNFGSHILTPAEMEAFRQRHSYPERLVRSRSSDIVSSVRRPMSDPSWNRRPGNEERELPPAAAIGASSLVAAPHSSSSSPSKDSSRGETEERKDSDDEKSDRNRPWWRKRFVSAMPKAPIPFRKKEKQEKDKDDLGPDRFSALTDEPSPRLSAQAQVAEDILDKYRNAIKRTSPSEGAMANYESTEVMGDGESAHDSPRDETLQHISADDLPDSASQAAHPQDSAFSYRDAKKKLRLALCSADSVAFPVLTHSTRNGLPDHTDPEGKLSQDGLVFPMLTA; encoded by the exons TGCTGAAGCCTCCCCTGCTGAATGTTGCCAGCATGCCAAGATTTTGGAAGATACACAGTTTGTTGATGGATACAAGCAATTGGGATTTCAGGAGACAGCTTATGGAGAGTTCTTAAGTCGATTAAGGGAAAATCCACGTCTTATTGCCTCCTCTTTGGTTGCTGGAGAAAAACTTAATCAGGAGAACACACAAAGTGTTATTTACACAGTTTTTACCTCCCTTTATGGCAACTGCATTATGCAAGAAGATGAAAGCTACCTCCTTCAGGTTTTGCGATACTTGATTGAATTTGAACTTAAAGAAAGTGACAATCCCAGGCGACTTTTGAGGAGAGGAACTTGTGCCTTCAGCatcttatttaaacttttttctgaAGGACTCTTTTCTGCCAAACTTTTCCTCACAGCTACTTTACACGAGCCAATCATGCAGCTGCTTGTTGAAGATGAGGATCACCTGGAAACAGATCCAAACAAGCTAATTGAGAgattctccccatctcaacaggaaaaactctttggagagaaaggCTCAGATAGATtcaagcaaaaagttcaagagatggTGGATTCCAATGAGGCCAAATTGGTGGCTTTGGTGAACAAATTTATTGGTTATCTGAAACAGAACACCTACTGTTTTCCTCATAGTCTGAGGTGGATTGTGTCACAGATGTACAAAACCCTCTCTTGTGTAGATAGGTTAGAAGTTGGGGAGGTCAGAGCAATGTGTACTGATCTCCTGTTGGCTTGCTTCATTTGTCCTGCAGTGGTCAATCCAGAACAGTATGGAATAATTTCTGATGCACCTATTAATGAGGTGGCACGATTTAACCTAATGCAG GTAGGCCGTCTTCTGCAGCAGTTGGCAATGACTGGCTCTGAAGAGGGAGATCCCCGGACAAAGAGCAGCCTTGGAAAATTTGACAAG AATTGTGTTGCTGCTTTCCTTGATGTTGTGATTGGGGGCCGTGCAGTGGAGACTCCTCCCATGTCCTCTGTTAATCTTCTGGAAGGGCTGAGCAGAACTGTAGTTTATATAACCTACAGTCAGCTTATTAGTTTG GTAAATTTTATGAAAAGTGTGATGTCTGGAGATCAACTGAGAGAAGACAGAATGGCTCTTGACAATTTATTGGCAAACCTACCCCAGGCTAAGTCGGGAAAGAGCAGCAGCTTAGAAATGACTCCCTACAATACTCCTCAGCTGTCTCCAGCAACCACTCCAGCAAATAAAAAGAATCGATTACCTATAG GACAACAGTTAGCAGCCATCACTGCCTGGGATTCCTCAGCCACCAATCTTACTGCTCATATTACACTAGTAGCCCCGTTTG cAACTCGGAGCAGAAGCCGCACCAATATGCTAATGGATCTACATATAGACCATGAAGGCTCGTCTCAAGAAACCATCCAGGAGGTACAGCCAGAAGAGGTGCTGGTCATTTCTTTAGGGACAGGTCCCCAGCTTACTCCAGGGATGATGTCAGAAAATGAG gtccTAAACATGCAGCTTTCCGATGGAGGACAAGGAGATGTCCCTGTTGATGACAACAAGCTCCACG GTCCTTCAAATCGCTCCAATTCAGTGTCCTCTCTAGACCTGGAAGGAGAGTCTGTGTCAGAGCTAGGGGCAGGGCCTTCTGGAAGTAATGGAGTTGAAGCCCTGCAGCTGTTGGAACATGAGCAAG ctACAACACAAGATAATCTTGATGATAAGCTAAGGAAGTTTGAGATACGTGACATGATGGGTCTAACAGATGATAGAGACATATCAGAAACAGTGAGTGAGACCTGGAGTACAGATGTCTTGGGAAGTGATTTTGACCCTAACATCGATGAAGATCGCTTACAAGAAATTGCAG GTGCAGCAGCAGAGAACATGCTAGGCAGTTTGCTGTGCCTCCCAGGTTCAGGCTCAGTGCTTCTTGACCCCTGCACTGGTTCTACCATATCAGAGACAACAAGTGAAGCTTGGAGTGTAGAGGTATTACCAAGTGACTCAG AAGCCCCAGACTTAAAGCAGGAAGAGCGTCTACAAGAACTGGAGAGCTGTTCTGGACTGGGCAGTACATCTGATGATACAGATGTCAGGGAGGTCAGTTCCCGCCCCAGCACACCAGGCCTCAGTGTTGTGTCCG gaataagtGCAACCTCTGAGGATATTCCCAATAAGATTGAAGACCTGCGATCTGAGTGCAGCTCTGATTTTGGGGGTAAAGATTCTGTCACTAGTCCAGACATGGATGAAATAACCCATG GCGCCCACCAACTGACCTCTCCTCCTTCCCAATCAGAATCTTTGCTTGCCATGTTTGATCCACTCTCTTCACATGAAG GGGCTTCTGCTGTGGTAAGGCCAAAGGTTCACTATGCCAGGCCATCACATCCACCACCAGATCCTCCAATCCTGGAAGGAGCAGTGGGAGGAAATGAAGCCAGGTTGCCCAATTTTGGTTCCCACATTTTAACTCCAGCTGAAATGGAGGCATTCAGGCAAAGGCATTCCTACCCTGAGAGACTTGTTCGCAGCAGGAGTTCTGATATAGTATCTTCTGTCCGACGGCCCATGAGTGACCCCAGCTGGAACCGACGTCCAGGGAATGAAGAGCGAGAACTCCCTCCAGCCGCAGCCATTGGTGCTAGTTCTTTGGTGGCTGCACCTCACTCATCATCCTCGTCCCCGAGTAAGGACTCCTCAAGAGGAGAG ACTGAAGAACGCAAAGATAGTGATGATGAGAAATCAGACAGGAACAGACCTTGGTGGAGAAAACGTTTTGTTTCAGCCATgcctaaag ctcCTATAccatttagaaagaaagaaaaacaagaaaaagacaaagatgatCTGGggcctgacagattctcagcacTTACAG ATGAGCCCAGCCCTAGGCTCAGTGCACAGGCTCAGGTTGCTGAGGATATTCTGGACAAGTACCGGAATGCCATTAAACGAACCAGCCCTAGTGAAGGAGCAATGGCAAACTATGAAAGTACAG AGGTCATGGGTGATGGTGAAAGTGCACATGATTCTCCTCGTGATGAAACACTACAACACATCTCAGCTGATGATCTTCCAGACTCTGCAAGCCAGGCAGCCCACCCTCAGGATTCAGCCTTCTCTTATcg AGAtgcaaaaaagaaactgaggcttgctCTTTGCTCTGCGGACTCTGTTGCCTTCCCAGTGTTAACACATTCAACAAGGAACGGATTGCCAGACCATACAGACCCTGAAGGCAAGTTGTCACAAGATGGCTTAGTTTTTCCTATGCTTACAGCTTGA